The genomic stretch AGGACAAGTGCCCCAAAGTAGTTTTCTTGATGGAAACGTTATTATCTTAGAACAAAATGGAGGTGATAAAAGTGAAGATGGgatttaataatgtttttacaGTGGATTGTGTGGGTCGTAGCGGAGGATTAGCGCCAACCCATAGCCTTAGATAGAAGCATAAAACACATTTTGAAGGCTTCGGACCGAACCCTAAATCCCTGGCCAAACGCTCACCCTAGGGAGCGAGCGCTCGCCCAGAGAGCAGGCCACACGCCCCTTAGCTCCAAATATGTTGTACGAAGGTTTTTAGCAGCCATTTTCGTTAGATGGAGCCTCGTAGAGTCTCTATTACTGCTTATAACGATGAGTcgtgtttcgttatagcagaGATTCATGATGTCGGAGGATTCGAGTGAAcacacgaggtaagtaaatacttacgaatactttccttaaaaaagTGCGATATTTCAGCTGACTGAACACGCGTATGATATgcgcatgtctacatttttgtaataacttgataactgctttaataactggttgataagatgcatcatatgacatggtacatcggtacgtgTAGTATAATGGTCATTgacttactatatagacttgattatatggtcaaatatgtgtgtgtttatatccaatggttgtttcgtgaccggcgtAGCCTTAACGGGCGGGttactacaggacgtacattattagtagcgtgggccacccgaggtcggactcagttgggctgctagtgttatggacggtagcgtacaatggtcggggcaccggcattgtattacaagtcacTCGGGATAGtgccaaccctgttgagaaggggtaatatcttgggtagaccatatatgatagttataacctataaaacattagttttctgcattaaaatacttaggtgatTGCTGTTGGGAGTACACCACCCTTTGTTAATTGAGCAATGTTGTAATTAAAACTTTTATCCCTAAAGATTgagataaaaagagaataaaaggcCAACATATAGCGTTACTCTAACTAAAttctcgtgtgtgtgtgtgtgtgtgtataagGGTTAAAGGCATTTTAAGTACCTACGGTAAAGGCCAAAATCAAAAGGAAttgtcattttcaaaaactATAACAAATGAGACCTGAATGAACTATACACGCATATTACACTTTTGCCCATGtttcatcaaatatttttagaagCACGAAGCTTTTTAAGAATTCTTACTTGGTACAACCAATGATGAAGGATATCACCCCTACGGGGTAAAAGCTCAGATGtgtgtatatgtgtgtgtgtgtgtaagggTTAAAGGCATTTTAAGTACCAATGGTAAAGGCCAAAATCAAAAGGAATTGTCGTTTTCAAAAACTATAACAAATGATACCTGAATGCACTATAAAAGCATATAACACTTTCGCCCATgtttcatcaaataaatatttttagaagCACGAagctttttaaaaattcttacttGGTACAACCAACGATgaaggtgtgtgtgtgtgtgtataaacAAATGATACCTGAATGCACTATAAAAGCGTATAACACTTTTGCCCATGTTTCATCAAATACTTTTAGAAGCACGAAGCTTTTTACGAATTCTTACTTGGTACAACCAACGATGAAGGATATCACCTCTACGGGGTAAAAGCTCACAAACTTCTTCACCAGGAACCTCCAAACTCTCAAGAGTGTAAATGTAAAGGGAAGAGTAAAATATCGTAGATATGAcattttaaaaacttttcatCATAAGGGAAGTTAATTCTTGTTAAGACGTAAGAGCAAAATAAACTAGATCTGAATACCCGTCATGACGGTCATCCAATGGGACATCAAATGGGGAAGGCTGAGAGCAACTCTGTATATCCTATCACATCCGCATTTTGACACCCATCTAACGGGGAAGGCCGAGAGCAACTCTATATGTCATGTTACTTACCCGTTCTAACGTTCATCCAACGAGGAAGGCAGTAACTTCCCGTTACGTCTCTGTTCTAACGCCCATCCAACGGGAAAGCTGTAACTTCCCGTTACATTGCCATTCTGATGCCCCATCCAATGCGGAAGACAGTAACTTCCCTTTACGTCTCTGTTCTAATGCCCCATCCAACGAGGAAGGCAAATAATACTTCTAACACATCAAATCTTCAACCCTGACACTTGggaaatgaatgaaaaatacaaataaatgttTGATCATTGAATAAGACCAAATTAAACCTAACAAAATACATAGATGTTACACCAAAGTTCTTTAAATCAAATGTAAATCCACTTCATACTCAACAAAAATTAGCATCAATTACTCCCTAATTTCTTATTTAATGGTCATGCAAATCccaagaacctttttttttttttttttttttttaatgacaatgctaaaaataatttcttcaTGACATTGAGCCAAGTTCACTCACATTTACAAGGAAAAGCAATTTTCACTAACAGACTCAACAGAGttattattcaattagaaaCCATTTTTTACCCGAAACCATCTTCAATTAGAAACCAGTTTCTACTATCTTCCCCTAGACTTTTTACACCCATATCCCTTTCAAGAAACTGAAAACAACAGCAATTGTCTAACTCATGCAACCTTATGGGACAAGAGATGCCATTTGGTCCAAAGACCATTGGCATCAAATCTCCACAATATCAAGCCAGCAGCAATCAAATTCCGTATGGGAAATACAGTTCGAAGGAAAATTTCCACTAAACAAGCAAACATAGTTCAGCTATTACCAAACCAGTTCAATTTACTCCGTATCTCCACTTCCTCAGAACATTTCAATCTTATATCACAAGAATACATGACATGCATCAACAATTTTCACTAAACAGGCATAACCCACCTCCATTCACACTCAATATTCCACTACCAGAAACAGaaacaaacgaaaaaaaatcaatgcttGTATTAAATAAGTCACACTTACTTCAAGAAAGTAGGAAACCTCCTACGCTTATCTTCAGAACCACTCGCTTCTGGCTGGGCCTTCACATCCTCTCGCTGTCTCTTCTTCTGCGACATCATCTAAGCCCATCACCACCCACAACACAATATGGCGGGTGTTGGAGCCAATCGTGAACAACAAATCAACAATATCCAAAGAGACCCGCATGcgaaaaaaacaataacaataagaaTTTGTACCATATGTACAGAAAAAAGAACGCTAAAAACTGAGGCACATTAAGATACCATCTAAAATCAATCGTTCACTTTCTGCACATCATACATCAAAGGTGTACCAAGAAGGAGATGAAAAGGACTCAAGATGAGGGAAAAAACTCTTACattgaaaaggaaaaggttCTTATGTGGaaggacaaaaaaatatataggaagAACTCTAGATTATGAATGATTCTGCTCACATCATATAAGGAGTCATTTACCtcaatttgatttgattgatcAAAGCTTGAAACGTCATCTGCCAAAAAGGTGAAATATTGAGTGTGAATTGTTTTCTGTCTAGCCACTGGCTTTGCTGCAGATAGCATCTAATTATTTACCTTCTTTAGCTGCAATGGAGTTGTTAGAATCATTTGTCGGTGGGAGCTCATCCCGTTCCATTGGATTAATCTCATGACGCCTCCATTCATGATTCTGGACATTTAAATTGTCTACAAGCGCTGTTGATTCTTTGAAAAGCAAAGTGTTTGAACATTGTAGATCCATTTCCAAGAAAAAAGGTAAAGTTAAATTAGTGAACAAAATTTGACcgtaaggactaaattatttttttgacatacttcATAAATCTTTGAGTtgattttgataccacatggaACTAATTGTAAACCACAttaactaattttacatttttttccaattaattaaatgggcaATGCTATAAATATAACTTTTATCCCCGAAAGTgatattaaatcactactttaAATACTGATTTTAAAAGtctaatgatgtatatatagaTGGGTCTTCCTCATGAAGCCCAAGTATTCCGATCTACATCAATACCTTTGGTTCCATAGTAATGGATTTTGTTCTGTAATCTGGTGTTTAGATTTTACATGGTGTTGGAGATTGAGTAGTTTCCTTGGAAGCTGAGAAATTTTGGACATTTTGTGGTGGGGaatgaaaaatttattaaattttaatgtgATCAAGCAAAAATGCTAACGTGAAACTAATGGACATTAAAAAATTGGCTGAAAAGATAACAGAAGCATCTATTACACTATTTCGATAAACTTATGCagttaaaattgaaagagaaaaaaaaaaaaaaaaaaaaaaaaacacattaaaggTGTTATCTGTTTGGGGGCGTTAACTAGAGATTTATctcaaaaatcccaaaataaaaattacattttttcaCTAAATATTTCATtctggagatgctctaatacCTCCATCTTGTCTCACATAGCTGCCCACAAAATTATACGGGCagcgatctctctctctcttttcgcaTTACTGTATCTGTGATTTTCCCGAACccagtttcttttttttacaaattacaacCTTCCGAATTGAGAACCAGTTGAGCACGCTGAATACCTTTGTCCATCTCATCTGAGTAATAGCGGTAGAAGGTGGCAACAGGTAGTCCTCGACCTGCATGTCAGTATCAAGATCTTGCAGAGAATCCTCACCACAGAAAGTTTGAGTCATGGGATGTGTGTCACAAATCATGGAGCCTGGGAAACTCAAATCTTGCAAGCCGCACTCATCCAAACCACTAGAACCCCCAACAGAACACACGATTGAAAAGATATCTGGAGAAAGCGCACAGCGTTGGGAATGATCAAATTCACCAATCTCCCCAGAAGCCAAAAACTTGCTCCCATTGGGGCTCTCTGTACAGGGCAAGCTGGTCGGGTAATGAACATTGGCTAAGGCCTCCCCATCATGAGAGAGAGGTTGTTGATCAATATGATCATCAACCAAAGCTTCTTGTATGTTAGAGCAATCTTCTCCTTCAATTCCAGCTCCAGAAAATAGAACTGGGGGAGAGAGGTTGTCAGTGAAGTTCACCTGTAAGCTTCTTGACCCAGATGTACTTGCCTCATTCCCACAATTCCTGAAAAGAATTGCAAAATATGTCATCTATCTAATCTTATCGCCAAGGGTGGTTAACATAACAATATTAACAAccctttaattaaataatccTAATCAACAATAGAATCATTTCTTACTGTTTCATGATCTCTAAAAGCTTTCTTTTGACTTCCTCCTCGACCTGTAAATACATAAAATCAATGAGTACTGGCCAATTATACTATAAGCGAGTGAAGATAAGAAGATGAGCTGGAATCAGTTTTGATTAGTTGAAGATCAGTTGGCATAGAAGTTAGAAAGtagtttatttttctgttaattCAGTTGTACATAACAGCTTGTTAGTTATTCATATTGCAGCTTGTATATGCTATATATACTGCAAGTGTACAAAGAACAAGTTACTTAAATGCAATATACAGAgattttctcttcaacattCTCTCTGATTTctctgttttcatgtttatATTGCATTGAATATGTTTATATTGTTTATGTTTTCATTGTTGTTAATAATCAATGAAAACTGTGACAAATATGTTTCGGAACACAAACAGCTGTAAGATAATGGAAGAAATGACAGCTTCGTGCTTCAATCTACAGATACTGATATTCAGACACATTCATATCCCACAACTTAGAAACTTAGAAGCCGGCCACTGCAGGCGGAAAGAAGAACTTAAACACAATTTGGCAATAGTTAGTTACAATTTCTTCATTGCaccaaaatattatctaaaagACTAAAACCCTAAGATCCCTTAGAGCCACAACAAGTGAAATCAGAAAATAATGTTCACATGCTCAAGAAATCCTTatcttcacaaaaaaataaacttcatGGTAAAATGAACTCCTGAAtcttttttaaggaaaaattatgtAAGGCAGCAAAATAAACTGGTTTGCATAACAAGATCAATAATGAATGGACCAACTTTAACTGCACAAGCAACAAGAATTTAAAAGTTACTGGAAACAAAGAAGTAGACTAGAAAAGCAGTGCATTTCCAAGATCAGATGATTATTTAGGAATTGACTTATTGGAAATTCAGTAGGCACACAGTCTCAGTGCATTATTGCTCCAACATGTTTAGAATCCTAAAGTAGTTATGAAAGTTTAAAGTTAGGCACTTTTGGGATTTATGAGGTAATGATACTATCATAAGCTTCATCGTACAGTGGGCTGACATGCATGTTAGCTGCAGCTTGCAAAACCACAGTAGTGTCTGATGtctccaatgtttaaaaggGTCTATACTCATGACTTCTTTCAATCTTAAATTAATGATGTGTTTATCAAGTTCATAGGATCTTAAAATAGTCCCGCTAAAATACAGCATTATATTTCAGTGAATCAACATGGACAGAAATAGAAGTACTTCAATATAAAGCTGTAGAACTTATtatcacaaataaattaatcTAAGATAATAAACTTGCCATTCTACGAATCAAGGGCCCTAGAATTGGCTCTGGGAAATTCTGGACTGATTGCATCAAAGGCCCTAAAATTGGCTCCGGAA from Corylus avellana chromosome ca1, CavTom2PMs-1.0 encodes the following:
- the LOC132175840 gene encoding uncharacterized protein LOC132175840 isoform X5; translation: MAADQLVGSEIHGFHTLKDLDVGKIVNDAGGRWLSGHEIHAILHNHKHFCVYSNPVNLPKILSESLGAHLEAFAIHIGYSSGICGAILLFDRKRLRNFRKDGHNWKKKKDGKTVNESHECLKVGNEERIHVYYVHGQDNPNFARRCYWLLDKNPERDIVLVHYRELKEKSGDKHVYYAGDKDFLDEVSSFDQSNQIEANDSLYDRKRRREDVKAQPEGSGSKDKRRRFPTFWNVVWEVMKMQSVQKFPEPILGPLMQSVQNFPEPILGPLIRRMVEEEVKRKLLEIMKQNCGNEASTSGSRSLQVNFTDNLSPPVLFSGAGIEGEDCSNIQEALVDDHIDQQPLSHDGEALANVHYPTSLPCTESPNGSKFLASGEIGEFDHSQRCALSPDIFSIVCSVGGSSGLDECGLQDLSFPGSMICDTHPMTQTFCGEDSLQDLDTDMQVEDYLLPPSTAITQMRWTKVFSVLNWFSIRKVVICKKKKLGSGKSQIQ